A section of the Cygnus olor isolate bCygOlo1 chromosome 14, bCygOlo1.pri.v2, whole genome shotgun sequence genome encodes:
- the SEPTIN8 gene encoding septin-8 isoform X1, with amino-acid sequence MAATELERFSNEEKRNLSLGGHVGFDSLPDQLVSKSVTQGFSFNILCVGETGIGKSTLMNTLFNTTFETEEASHYESAVRLRPRTYDLQESNVHLKLTIVDAVGFGDQINKDESYRPIVEYIDTQFENYLQEELKIRRSLFNYHDTRIHVCLYFITPTGHSLKSLDLVTMKKLDSKVNIIPIIAKADTISKSELHKFKIKIMSELVSNGVQIYQFPTDDEAVAEINSVMNAHLPFAVVGSTEEVKVGNKLVRARQYPWGVVQVENESHCDFVKLREMLIRVNMEDLREQTHTRHYELYRRCKLEEMGFKDTDPDSQPFSLQETYETKRKEFLGELQKKEEEMRQMFVNKVKETEAELKEKERELHEKFEHLKRIHQEEKRKVEEKRRELEEEMNAFNRRKVAVETLQSQSLQATSQQPLRKDKDKKNFFSLPSACSITTGRHVN; translated from the exons aTGGCCGCCACCGAGCTGGAGCGCTTCTCG AATGAAGAGAAGAGGAACCTTTCCCTGGGGGGCCATGTCGGCTTCGACAGTCTCCCGGATCAGCTGGTCAGCAAGTCCGTCACACAGGGCTTCAGCTTCAACATCCTCTGCGTGG GTGAGACGGGCATTGGCAAGTCCACACTGATGAATACTCTTTTCAACACCACGTTCGAGACGGAGGAAGCCAGTCACTACGAGAGCGCGGTTCGCTTGCGGCCGCGGACCTACGACCTGCAGGAGAGCAACGTCCACCTGAAACTAACCATCGTCGATGCGGTTGGATTCGGGGACCAGATAAATAAAGACGAAAG TTACAGGCCGATCGTTGAGTACATTGATACGCAGTTTGAAAACTATCTGCAAGAAGAGCTGAAAATCCGCCGTTCTCTCTTCAACTACCACGACACGAGGATTCACGTCTGCCTGTACTTCATCACTCCCACCGGGCACTCGCTCAAGTCCTTGGACCTGGTGACGATGAAGAAGCTGGATAGCAAG gTGAACATTATCCCGATCATCGCCAAAGCAGACACCATTTCCAAGAGCGAGTTGCACAAATTTAAGATAAAGATCATGAGCGAGCTGGTCAGCAACGGTGTGCAGATCTACCAGTTCCCCACAGATGACGAAGCAGTTGCCGAGATCAACTCGGTGATGAAT GCTCATCTGCCCTTTGCTGTGGTCGGCAGCACAGAGGAGGTGAAGGTTGGGAACAAGCTGGTGAGAGCTCGGCAGTACCCGTGGGGAGTGGTGCAAG TTGAGAATGAAAGTCACTGCGACTTCGTGAAGCTGCGAGAAATGCTGATTCGAGTCAACATGGAGGATCTCCGGGAGCAGACTCACACCCGCCACTACGAGCTGTACAGGAGGTGCAAACTGGAGGAGATGGGCTTCAAGGACACGGATCCGGACAGCCAGCCCTTCAG CCTACAAGAAACATATgagaccaaaagaaaagaattcttGGGTGAGCTccagaagaaagaggaagaaatgagaCAAATGTTTGTTAACAAAGTCAAGGAGACGGAGGCAgagctgaaggagaaggagagagag CTGCACGAGAAGTTTGAGCACTTGAAAAGGATACaccaggaggagaaaaggaaggtggaggagaagaggagggagctGGAAGAAGAGATGAATGCCTTCAACAGGCGGAAAGTAGCGGTGGAAACCTTGCAGTCCCAGTCCTTGCAGGCTACCTCACAGCAGCCGCTGAGGAAggacaaagacaagaaaaa cttttttaGTCTTCCCAGCGCATGCTCCATAACAACAGGAAGACATGTTAATTAG
- the SEPTIN8 gene encoding septin-8 isoform X2 gives MAATELERFSNEEKRNLSLGGHVGFDSLPDQLVSKSVTQGFSFNILCVGETGIGKSTLMNTLFNTTFETEEASHYESAVRLRPRTYDLQESNVHLKLTIVDAVGFGDQINKDESYRPIVEYIDTQFENYLQEELKIRRSLFNYHDTRIHVCLYFITPTGHSLKSLDLVTMKKLDSKVNIIPIIAKADTISKSELHKFKIKIMSELVSNGVQIYQFPTDDEAVAEINSVMNAHLPFAVVGSTEEVKVGNKLVRARQYPWGVVQVENESHCDFVKLREMLIRVNMEDLREQTHTRHYELYRRCKLEEMGFKDTDPDSQPFSLQETYETKRKEFLGELQKKEEEMRQMFVNKVKETEAELKEKERELHEKFEHLKRIHQEEKRKVEEKRRELEEEMNAFNRRKVAVETLQSQSLQATSQQPLRKDKDKKN, from the exons aTGGCCGCCACCGAGCTGGAGCGCTTCTCG AATGAAGAGAAGAGGAACCTTTCCCTGGGGGGCCATGTCGGCTTCGACAGTCTCCCGGATCAGCTGGTCAGCAAGTCCGTCACACAGGGCTTCAGCTTCAACATCCTCTGCGTGG GTGAGACGGGCATTGGCAAGTCCACACTGATGAATACTCTTTTCAACACCACGTTCGAGACGGAGGAAGCCAGTCACTACGAGAGCGCGGTTCGCTTGCGGCCGCGGACCTACGACCTGCAGGAGAGCAACGTCCACCTGAAACTAACCATCGTCGATGCGGTTGGATTCGGGGACCAGATAAATAAAGACGAAAG TTACAGGCCGATCGTTGAGTACATTGATACGCAGTTTGAAAACTATCTGCAAGAAGAGCTGAAAATCCGCCGTTCTCTCTTCAACTACCACGACACGAGGATTCACGTCTGCCTGTACTTCATCACTCCCACCGGGCACTCGCTCAAGTCCTTGGACCTGGTGACGATGAAGAAGCTGGATAGCAAG gTGAACATTATCCCGATCATCGCCAAAGCAGACACCATTTCCAAGAGCGAGTTGCACAAATTTAAGATAAAGATCATGAGCGAGCTGGTCAGCAACGGTGTGCAGATCTACCAGTTCCCCACAGATGACGAAGCAGTTGCCGAGATCAACTCGGTGATGAAT GCTCATCTGCCCTTTGCTGTGGTCGGCAGCACAGAGGAGGTGAAGGTTGGGAACAAGCTGGTGAGAGCTCGGCAGTACCCGTGGGGAGTGGTGCAAG TTGAGAATGAAAGTCACTGCGACTTCGTGAAGCTGCGAGAAATGCTGATTCGAGTCAACATGGAGGATCTCCGGGAGCAGACTCACACCCGCCACTACGAGCTGTACAGGAGGTGCAAACTGGAGGAGATGGGCTTCAAGGACACGGATCCGGACAGCCAGCCCTTCAG CCTACAAGAAACATATgagaccaaaagaaaagaattcttGGGTGAGCTccagaagaaagaggaagaaatgagaCAAATGTTTGTTAACAAAGTCAAGGAGACGGAGGCAgagctgaaggagaaggagagagag CTGCACGAGAAGTTTGAGCACTTGAAAAGGATACaccaggaggagaaaaggaaggtggaggagaagaggagggagctGGAAGAAGAGATGAATGCCTTCAACAGGCGGAAAGTAGCGGTGGAAACCTTGCAGTCCCAGTCCTTGCAGGCTACCTCACAGCAGCCGCTGAGGAAggacaaagacaagaaaaa ttaa
- the SEPTIN8 gene encoding septin-8 isoform X3, with translation MAATELERFSNEEKRNLSLGGHVGFDSLPDQLVSKSVTQGFSFNILCVGETGIGKSTLMNTLFNTTFETEEASHYESAVRLRPRTYDLQESNVHLKLTIVDAVGFGDQINKDERPIVEYIDTQFENYLQEELKIRRSLFNYHDTRIHVCLYFITPTGHSLKSLDLVTMKKLDSKVNIIPIIAKADTISKSELHKFKIKIMSELVSNGVQIYQFPTDDEAVAEINSVMNAHLPFAVVGSTEEVKVGNKLVRARQYPWGVVQVENESHCDFVKLREMLIRVNMEDLREQTHTRHYELYRRCKLEEMGFKDTDPDSQPFSLQETYETKRKEFLGELQKKEEEMRQMFVNKVKETEAELKEKERELHEKFEHLKRIHQEEKRKVEEKRRELEEEMNAFNRRKVAVETLQSQSLQATSQQPLRKDKDKKK, from the exons aTGGCCGCCACCGAGCTGGAGCGCTTCTCG AATGAAGAGAAGAGGAACCTTTCCCTGGGGGGCCATGTCGGCTTCGACAGTCTCCCGGATCAGCTGGTCAGCAAGTCCGTCACACAGGGCTTCAGCTTCAACATCCTCTGCGTGG GTGAGACGGGCATTGGCAAGTCCACACTGATGAATACTCTTTTCAACACCACGTTCGAGACGGAGGAAGCCAGTCACTACGAGAGCGCGGTTCGCTTGCGGCCGCGGACCTACGACCTGCAGGAGAGCAACGTCCACCTGAAACTAACCATCGTCGATGCGGTTGGATTCGGGGACCAGATAAATAAAGACGAAAG GCCGATCGTTGAGTACATTGATACGCAGTTTGAAAACTATCTGCAAGAAGAGCTGAAAATCCGCCGTTCTCTCTTCAACTACCACGACACGAGGATTCACGTCTGCCTGTACTTCATCACTCCCACCGGGCACTCGCTCAAGTCCTTGGACCTGGTGACGATGAAGAAGCTGGATAGCAAG gTGAACATTATCCCGATCATCGCCAAAGCAGACACCATTTCCAAGAGCGAGTTGCACAAATTTAAGATAAAGATCATGAGCGAGCTGGTCAGCAACGGTGTGCAGATCTACCAGTTCCCCACAGATGACGAAGCAGTTGCCGAGATCAACTCGGTGATGAAT GCTCATCTGCCCTTTGCTGTGGTCGGCAGCACAGAGGAGGTGAAGGTTGGGAACAAGCTGGTGAGAGCTCGGCAGTACCCGTGGGGAGTGGTGCAAG TTGAGAATGAAAGTCACTGCGACTTCGTGAAGCTGCGAGAAATGCTGATTCGAGTCAACATGGAGGATCTCCGGGAGCAGACTCACACCCGCCACTACGAGCTGTACAGGAGGTGCAAACTGGAGGAGATGGGCTTCAAGGACACGGATCCGGACAGCCAGCCCTTCAG CCTACAAGAAACATATgagaccaaaagaaaagaattcttGGGTGAGCTccagaagaaagaggaagaaatgagaCAAATGTTTGTTAACAAAGTCAAGGAGACGGAGGCAgagctgaaggagaaggagagagag CTGCACGAGAAGTTTGAGCACTTGAAAAGGATACaccaggaggagaaaaggaaggtggaggagaagaggagggagctGGAAGAAGAGATGAATGCCTTCAACAGGCGGAAAGTAGCGGTGGAAACCTTGCAGTCCCAGTCCTTGCAGGCTACCTCACAGCAGCCGCTGAGGAAggacaaagacaagaaaaagtaA
- the SOWAHA gene encoding LOW QUALITY PROTEIN: ankyrin repeat domain-containing protein SOWAHA (The sequence of the model RefSeq protein was modified relative to this genomic sequence to represent the inferred CDS: inserted 1 base in 1 codon), with protein sequence MGAKRQKGARRPRLRPAGRRRRRAAGAEEPPQGRAPHLAPGPRSRAVPAAQRRPAGRRQRGRAAPRWRRRRRRRRRKAGGAARSPQRERPQVPEADGPRAASSQRRAASLRPGGRRWSSVSSGSSTCGGGGGGGMAELALSPAAVLGFLRERGGRVRNAELVGAFRPLLEAAGDAAERAERRELFKRSVNAVAVVKERDDGKFVVLRRHLRPAPPPGGVPMDGGGPPPQGRLSPSPPEELRSPTEEQPSPPEEQPSPPEELPSPPEELPSAPEELPSAPEELRSPPEELRSPPEEQPSPRAVSELRGLFQRSGGGGVPLPAGGSGTRREPVPKPCMLPVRCVPSPAAAPEQPKEPGAALSPLPEEDEAGCRSPNLRRVPKTPRASEEPAAVPLEEAEHXWLVMAAEGQWSQQLHGLLLGDASLAARRDFISGFTALHWAAKNGNCDMVRNIIEVAQKEGTHVDVDARSHGGYTALHLAAMHGQEMVISMLVRSYHAKTDLRDYSGKKPHQCLREGASIAIRRLLGDPSLETTGGTSLPIKKSTKIAASILSSTSTFLGVISDDMAFYDLTKGLRKPSSLNKLLAATTGPRRKPKTRGSFPSYCSLSEVVEEEEQEEVIVKRRPVSELFFGH encoded by the exons ATGGGTGCGAAGAGGCAGAAAGGAG cccggCGGCCGCGGCTCAGGCCCGCCGGGAGGCGCAggaggagggcggcgggggccgaGGAGCCCCCTCAGGGCCGGGCCCCTCACCTGGCGCCGGGGCCTCGGAGCCGGGCGGTGCCCGCGGCCCAGCGCCGCCCCGCGGGGAGGAGAcagcggggccgcgccgctccccgctggaggaggaggaggaggaggagaaggaggaaggcgGGCGGGGCGGCCCGGTCACCTCAGCGGGAGCGGCCGCAGGTGCCTGAAGCCGACGGACCCCGGGCGGCCTCCTCCCAGCGCAGGGCGGCCTCCCTCCGCCCCGGGGGCCGTCGGTGGAGCTCTGTCAGCAGCGGCTCGTCCACctgtggcggcggcggcggcggcgggatGGCGGAGCTCGCCCTCAGCCCCGCCGCCGTGCTGGGCTTCCTGCGGGAGCGCGGCGGCCGGGTGCGCAACGCCGAGCTGGTGGGAGCCTTCCGCCCGCTGCTGGAGGCCGCCGGGGACGCGGCGGAGCGGGCGGAGCGGCGGGAGCTCTTCAAGCGCTCGGTGAACGCCGTGGCCGTGGTGAAGGAGCGCGACGACGGCAAGTTCGTCGTCCTGCGGCGGCACCTgcggcccgccccgccgcccggggGCGTCCCGATGGACGGCGGCGGGCCCCCGCCTCAGGGGCGGCTCTCGCCGTCGCCCCCCGAGGAGCTGCGCTCGCCCACCGAGGAGCAGCCGTCGCCCCCCGAGGAGCAGCCGTCGCCCCCCGAGGAGCTGCCGTCGCCCCCCGAGGAGCTGCCGTCGGCCCCCGAGGAGCTGCCGTCGGCCCCCGAGGAGCTGCGCTCGCCCCCCGAGGAGCTGCGCTCGCCCCCCGAGGAGCAGCCGTCGCCCCGTGCCGTGTCCGAGCTCCGTGGCCTCTTCCAGAGGAGCGGCGGTGGCGGGGTGCCCCTGCCCGCCGGTGGGTCCGGGACCCGTCGGGAGCCGGTCCCCAAGCCCTGCATGCTGCCCGTGCGCTGCGTGCCGTCGCCAGCCGCTGCCCCAGAGCAGCCCAAGGAGCCCGGAGCCGCCTTGTCGCCCTTGCCAGAGGAGGACGAGGCCGGGTGCCGCTCGCCCAACCTGCGGCGGGTCCCCAAGACCCCGCGGGCCAGCGAGGAGCCGGCGGCGGTGCCGCTGGAGGAGGCCGAAC GCTGGCTGGTGATGGCGGCCGAGGGGCAGTGGTCCCAGCAGCTCCacgggctgctgctgggcgATGCCAGCCTGGCGGCCCGGCGGGACTTCATCTCGGGCTTCACCGCCCTGCACTGGGCCGCCAAGAATGGCAACTGCGACATGGTGAGGAACATCATCGAGGTGGCGCAGAAGGAGGGGACTCACGTCGACGTGGACGCCAGGTCGCATGGTGGCTACACGGCGCTCCACCTCGCCGCCATGCACGGCCAGGAGATGGTCATCAGCATGCTGGTCCGCAGCTACCACGCCAAGACCGACCTGAGGGACTACAGCGGGAAGAAGCCACACCAGTGCTTGAGGGAAGGGGCCTCCATTGCCATCAGGCGCTTGCTGGGGGACCCCAGCCTCGAAACCACTGGGGGAACCTCCCTCCCCATAAAGAAAAGCACCAAGATTGCTGCTTCCATCTTGAGCTCCACCAGCACTTTCCTGGGGGTCATATCCGATGACATGGCTTTCTATGACCTCACCAAAGGCTTAAGGAAGCCTTCATCCCTGAACAAGCTCCTGGCTGCCACGACAGGCCCGAGGAGGAAGCCAAAGACCAGAGGGAGCTTCCCTTCGTATTGTTCCCTCTCTGAGGtggtagaggaggaggagcaagAAGAGGTCATTGTGAAACGCCGGCCGGTCTCTGAGCTGTTCTTTGGCCACTAG